A segment of the Elaeis guineensis isolate ETL-2024a chromosome 6, EG11, whole genome shotgun sequence genome:
aaaattttaatttcaattcaaataaaaatcatcatttcaaattacaatccccttttaaaattaattttattaaaaaaatattcctaaaaaataaattaaaaaaattaaaaaaaaaataaaaaaaataagaaaaaatgaaaaaaaaataaaaataaaaattttaaattttaaatttaaaaaaaaaaattaattcaaataaaaatcatcatttcaaattacaatcttcttttaaaattaatttttttaaaaaaataccccaaaaaaatatatcttaaaaaattaaaaaaataaaaaatatcgtaaaaaatgaaaaaaaatgatgttTTTAGGATAAAATGACGTTTTTGGGGTAAcatgaaaaaaaaaggataaaatggtgtttttgggataaaatgatatttttgagataaaataatatttttagaataaaatgaagaaaaagaaaaaaatagtattttcaaaaacgccatttcaaatgatGATTTTATTTGGGTGGAATGGAGTGATGAGGTGGCaatcaaaaaatatcattttgaatgatattttatcttgtttgtattattttgataaataagttaaaaattaaattatttttataaatattttttttttaaattaattaggtaaagtACTCTATCTGCTTCCCTCAGTGGGTTATGTGCACCACCTTTGTGCAGGACAAATTTGGCTAACATTAAATCCGGCAAGCCGGCCATGTGAAGCCATAAATGATGGAGAACAATAGCCTCTAAATTGTTCTGCAGGTATAACATATAAGGAGGACAGAGATCATCACATCAATAAGATTTCCAAACAAGACAACATAAGGTAGAATTTCGCAGTGAGTTCTGATggttttttctcctcttttcttgtTAGTCAGACCAACGGCTATAAACAGCATCAGAGTCTGCAATGTCCTTGGTGGTAAGCTACAATCGACTTTTAATTGACTTTACAAAAGTTAtgcaccaaaaaaattttgtaaaaagTATACTATTTATGCCGTGATCctactatattttatttaggaTTTATGTTGTATCTTTTGCACGATTCACCAACTTTGGGTTTGGTTTTCTTTCCTTtcggtgatgaaatttttttcatcacaaaaattagtgacgaaataattttttcttcgtaAAAATTAGTAACAAAATATTTTGTTTCATTGTTGTTttcttgtgataaaatttttatttcgtcactAATGCTACGTAATCATTCcatcatagaaataatttttttcattgctaaggtcttttgctataaaattttctCGATAAAtatttaacgatgaaattttttatcgctaattattTTAGGGATGAAAATTCAGTCTCTACCaacgaaaaaatttcatcgtaaaaaattaaatttcttataGTGTCAATGGAGAGCATCCGATATAATATCTTTTACGTATAGAAGATATCTACCTGATCTTTTATATATGGAAGATGTCAATTATGGGTTGACCAAATTATTTGGCTGATCTTATACATAGAAGATATCTACCTGGTAATAGGTCTTTTATATATGAAAGATGTCAATTAGggattgatcaaattatttgactaatatttaatttttatatttagattttttttttcaaaaaaaactagCTAAATGTtttcttatttatcttttttttttcttcaagtatAAATTATTGTGCCTATAAATTATAGCTCCTTAAGGGTCTTTGGTATTAATGAATTGAATCACTTTTCTTACTTTCAATTaccttaaaaatttttatagcttCGGCATTTGCCAGGGAAAACCACTTTCAAAAAGATAGAGCATTCATTATAAGAAGCACTTACTCCATCTTCAATCACTATTTCAAAGAGCTTTCACTGAATATTTCGAATAGAAGGATGCATTTAAGAGGTTTCTCCAACCATTTGTAAAGTGCCTTAGTTGTCTTTATTGTGCTCATTAAGgaacttgattatttttattgttgAACTCTTGTATCTATTATAATTGTGGGCATAAGTTTCAGTGAGCTCAAGCTTGGGGAGTAAGTTGATCCGTATCTTGAAACAAAGTATATAAGACTTGCTCATACTCAAGAAACATGTGGCTAGCTTAGAAAAAACTAGGATGTTTGATTGGTGAAATCCGGTATTATAATCGTTTGTAGATGTTTAGTGGATTAAAGTTTCCAAATAGGAATCTTGAAGAGTATATATAGATGTTGGGTTTTACACCGAACAACTATAAATTCTTAACGACGGTTTGATTGCTTAccttatttattttattctttatctTGCATACCAATTATACTTACCACTATGCATCACATACATTTTGAAAAACAAATTTGCTGTTGTacatagctttttaattcttttaaaaaatctaatacaTCGCCCTTCTTGGGTTGCTTAGCTAGGTAACATTTAGTCTATTGGATTGAAAGTAAATAACTCTCAACTCTTCCATCTTTGTAACTACATAGTTAGGACATTCCTCCCTCACGAGAACGGAATGTCTTTACTGATGCAACCATGGAATAGAATACCTGTATGGTTGTAACGACGTAATCTTGTACACTTTATATATTACTGGCCATCATTGAATAAAAATGCTAAGAAATCTAGCCTTTAATTCCCAAATCttcatggtatcagagtaggAGAAGGGATCCTACCTGACCGCCTGGGATCACAGCTTATGTTTTATTTCTCCCACCTACTTATGATGGCCAAGACTTTGCAGCAAAGGTAATTGGTTTGATGACTTTCTTCAATAGTCAGCTTGTGCAAGAAACTttcctgaaaaaaatattaacaaaacAAGAATCACATTTTAAGGTACGTATCTGGTCatcacatgcataacttcaaactTCTAAGAAGAGCAACTCCCCATATGATTTTGTCTGCCCAATATAAGGCATTCCATCCAGTCTGTATATAATATGTCATACTAGGTATATGAACATCCAAACATTCTCCGTATGGAGTCTAGATATGGAGGTGGGGTGGCAAAGTCCTACTTTAATCCCTAGACCGACTTCATCTATATTCAATTATATATTGACCAACTGGAAAAGTTGAGTGGTTAGGGTGCCAGTCAGGCAAGTAGAGAATATCATAATGGATTCGACATAGAAAAGCAGAGAAGTgcctattgtttttttttttttccttttctttttctccagTTAGATTAAAACAATGGCTAGAGGTCAAACAATCTGTTGTAACAGTGGTCCCGGCCAATGCAAAATACCATCTAGACAATTGCATCACATATTTCACCATTTCCTGTACAGAATTCTACTAATGCCTTTTAGGAACCCTAGCATCAGACTTAAAGTGGACAACCAGTCTACTCCTGAGCAAATTTTGTTAGAATAGAAAACATTCATAAGCGGACTCCTACATAAAAACAGAATATTAGCATGCCATCACTGGCATGCGGTGGGCATTCCGGTAAGCTGATTCAAAttccaaattttgaaatttatgctaAGGTGAGTAAGTATCTGAGAACAAAAATATACACTGGAGGCAGCATTTATGGCAGTAAATGAAAAACATAATCCAGCATCATCATCATAACAACTTAAAACTTCAAGTACATAGGATTATTGGAATTTTATCTCCTGGACAAATAGGCTCCTGACAATGAAGTTCTCCCGAAACCAGAGCTTATATGTAGCTCTCCGTTTGGAGCAAGAGTGGTCATCCTCCAGGTGATCTATAACCTGGATACAGGACGATGCCTGTCTGCATCAGTCACTATGTGGCTGCGAGTGATTTCTTTGAGTGAGGTGCAACCACTTAATGCCATAGTCAGCTCGAATTCGTCGCGAAGCATCTGAAGCACCTTCCTGACACCAGCCTCACCTTCAGCAGCCAAAGAAAATACCACAGGCCTTCCAATCTGAAGTAATGTAAGATATTAGAATGAAATCCAAGCCTTGCAGCACGACAAGAATAAAATCAGTAAAAGAAATAGCCGTCCTAATGCCGAAGTGAATTGGGTATGATGATAATGCAGCTAGAAACAACAGTATGgggaaaaaatattaaaagaccAATTCCCATGGCACGTGGTGCCTTCTATGAAGCAATTCCACTTTTACTTACAAATACACCAGAGGCTCCCAAAGCTAAAGCCTTGAACACATCTGTTCCACGACGAACACCACCATCTAGAAAGACAGGAATTCGGCCTTGTGCAGCTTTGACAACCTGAATATACCATCAATCAGAGCATCATCAAGtcaaatattattttcaaatgcCTAATAGGATGTTGATCTGTAGCCACATGTGAAGAACATCAAGGTGTCTCAGACAAGTTCAGCTGATATTGCAAACAAGCACTTTGCATGATAAATTTGAAGAATCCAAAGATTAAGATTGAAGAAAGCTATTGCAACTTACATGCGAAAAAGCATGCCTTAGTTTCTAGATAAAAAGCTTATTCAGGCTAACAGTGGCACATAAAAGATTTTCACATTTGATATTATCTAGAGTGGAACTGTCTTTATCAGACTGTGTAAAGCTGGTATCATAACCAAATGTACCTCCTCCAGAGCAGTGATGGTAGCTGGGACATAGTCAAGCTGGCGAGCTCCATGGTTGGACACAATGATACCAGCTGCACCATTTTGTATGGCCAACCTTGCTGGATGATTTTAACATAAAAGATAATGTTAAATGGGTGACATCAGGCTCAGATGAATATGAAcccatttcaaaataaaaaaagagcaGAATAAATTGAAAACTGAATTCTTACTATCTTCTGCAGTGAGAACTCCTTTCACTAAAATTGGCATAGTAGTAATTGTTTGCAACCACTTAACATCCTGTCCAGATCCAAAGCAAATAGCCTCAGAAAGGATTGGagaattgatgaaaaaaaatgcaACATCACTAACACGGTTATATAGTGGACACATGTTCATCCATGCATAAACATACTGTGTGTAGAGAGAGTGGGGAGCGATTTACATTAGCAATTTGATGAACTAGCCCCATATGGAATTCAATGTTGGACATACATTCACATGCAAAAACAAATATCTCTGTATGCCAAATGATATTTATCACGTATGAATGCTAAGTACCTGCCTTTCTTTCTGGAGACTTACATATTTTTTCTTAAGACAGGAACATAATCTGGGTCTGCATGTgtgtttgtatatgtatatatgtatttatgcatgtatgtatatgtatgtatgtatgtatacatgtgtgtgtatatatatatgaaatcaaAACTAAGTACTTATAGGCCTTAATGCATTTATGCTGACATTTTAGCTAATtcagcattcaaagagagagtaTGTAATTTTACAACATCCTGAGCTTCAAGGAAAGAAGAACATCATATTAGATTCACATTGTACAATGAACTAAAAAAACAAACCACAGACATCAGTTGAATTGTTATTAACCGGCCAAACAGAGTAAATCAACTAAAAAACAAAGTACCATGACAGATTTGCATTTCCAAACTGAGAATCAAATCATGTCATCTTATAGGCAATTAAATAAACATGTATGGAAGTGCTTAGGTGATTGAATTTCACTCCAACTATGAATGCTATCAATCTGCCAGGAGTAAAGCCAGTAAAGCAATTAGAACCACTTGATAAACTTCTTCGACAACAAAAGGTGGTACAGAAAACCGGACCACTTTTACATGGCACCCACCTATCAGCATTATGGATCATGGTAAACATCCCAAACCGCTgagaatataatcataaatttgtaaTTAAGCACGAACCAAAAAACTTTAACATACCTTCCAACTTAGTGATCGATCAATTTGGCCAGCAACATAAGATGCCAACCCAGAGTCACTGGTCTGCACACCACAAACTTATTAGAGAAATTGATAGAAAGAACTAAAAATGGATAGAGAAATTTAAACTTACCTTGTCCATCTTGCCAAGGTCCAAACCCTCAAAGTTCTTCAGAGTTAAAAATGGAGGCAAGGTAAATCTGTAAAAACAACAAATGAAGAGATTTATCTCTTAAGACCATAGTAGAATAACATCCATTCAAGATATTCAGACTTTGCAACTAGCATTTGACATAAGCATTCCTAAAGTTAAATCTCACAGCTTCTTATACCTGTCTGTTCAAGCTGTTTACACCCAAAAAATTAATCAGCCATTGACCAACTATAGTAAATGATCAAAACATTAGGCCaatcaatattttattaataaaaattggtGTTGTGACACTTGGAAGGCTTATGTTTGACCACTTTTGCTCATATAAGAGGCCACATACAGGTGGTTTGCAGCTGAAATTAACTTCCTAAAGAAAGATATCAGGATGTAGGATGGTTATTTGCAAGAACAACCATCCAAAAGGGGTTATTTATGTAAGAAAGTGCTGGTTACGACCAGCAGAGTTATTAGGACAAGAAACTACCTCCTAAAGGAAGTTATTACTGAAAATAATTTCCAATATGTATgataaaaggaggaaaaaagatccATTTGTTCTCTCCCATATATTCAACACTACAACACTTTTATCATGTGCTGGTCGCCTTCTATCTTACAATTTATGGAGTGCTTGGTCGAAAGACCCCTTCCAGAACTCTAGGATCAAAAGCCTTTCTTAACAATGAAAGCATCTCCCAACCATCAATAGATATGACTCCAACTCTATGTAAAAAGTGAAGGTTCAATCCATGCTCACATCGACATGGAGAGGCCTAGAGCAAAAGTTTGACCTACTTCATGGATATCGAGGTTCCCATAGATTGGAGGTTCAACATGCTCACTCATGGAGTTCAAGGGACCCATAGAGTGGAGGGTCAACTTTCCCATGTGGAATTCAAGTAAACCACAAAATTGGTGGTGGATGTCGTTCTACTATCAAGAAAGCAATTCGAGTCTCATTTCCAAGCAAAAGACTTCACTTACTCCTACTTTTATGGGAGGTTCGAGCGATAGAACTTGATGTGATGGGAGCAGTGGAGATGATACATTCTTTCCCTCTTTTCATGATTTAGTCTTTTAATCCCACTTATGTTGTAGATAATCACTATCAGTTACACCCATTTAGTCTTTCACTCATCCTCCCCCTTTTGTTTTCTTTATCAGGTCCATAATCTCGATACGAGGTATTGTGATCAAGCTGAACCATAATAATACTATGTACCAATTGATACTAGTTCActattttttccctttttattcatttttttgatttttaaggatagtttaaaatttatggatctttaatttatgatttgaggGCGTATTAGTGCTACTTATTTCATATTGGCCCTAAAAGACCACACAATTGCATCAGGGATGCGATTGTAATAATTAAACATAGATTTATAACTCGGTATGCAGATGCATATCTTGTATGTCCTAGTTTTCATCATCTATATCTTTCTTTCAACCATTACCCActttttttgaactcttgttttTGACTTTTGTCATCCTCCCCTTACTTTCAACTCTACTGTTTTTGTCTGCATTAGATAGATTTACATAGTCTACCTTATCCGGATATATAGGTGGACATGGCATCTTAAGATCTAGTTATTGTATTGCTCCCAGGCTTATGGTTCCAGCTCTCTGTTTCTATCTCTGATTATCATTGCTGATTTACAATCAACATCTACTAGAAAGGTATAAGTCTAACCAAACAGTCTTAGGGTTTTCTAAGGCTTTCAATGTATTTAAACAACTACTATTCCCATCAAGAGCTAAATCGTTATAGGAGGATTCTAGGTTCCTAGATGATAAAGGCTATGGTTAAGGTGCATTTTCTTCGTGGACATA
Coding sequences within it:
- the LOC105033990 gene encoding glycolate oxidase encodes the protein MEITNVTEYQPIAKQKLPKMVYDYYASGAEDEWTLKENREAFSRILFRPRILIDVSRIDMTTTVLGFKISMPIMIAPTAMQKMAHPEGEYATARAASAAGTIMTLSSWATSSVEEVASTGPGIRFFQLYVYKDRNVVAQLVRRAERAGFKAIALTVDTPRLGRREADIKNRFTLPPFLTLKNFEGLDLGKMDKTSDSGLASYVAGQIDRSLSWKDVKWLQTITTMPILVKGVLTAEDTRLAIQNGAAGIIVSNHGARQLDYVPATITALEEVVKAAQGRIPVFLDGGVRRGTDVFKALALGASGVFIGRPVVFSLAAEGEAGVRKVLQMLRDEFELTMALSGCTSLKEITRSHIVTDADRHRPVSRL